A region of the Microbacterium sp. SL75 genome:
TGGGCGACCGTGACGAGGAAGACCTCGTCTCGGGCGGCTACGAGAACGTCGCGATCGCGCTGATGCGCGCGATCGCCTACGACCAGTCGGCCCGTCTGATCCTCAACGTGCCGGGCGGCGGTGTGCTCGCCGGTCTCGACGACCAGGCCGTGGTGGAAGTCCCGTGCATCGTCGGCGCCGACGGCCCGCGGCCCATCGAGAGCGCGGCCGTGCCTGCTTTCGGCCTCGGTCTCGTCACCACGGTGAAGTACGTCGAGCGGCAGACCATCGAGGCCGCGCTCACGGGTTCGCGCGCCGCCGCGCTGCGCGCTCTCGCCCACCACCCGCTCATCGACTCGGTGCGGGTGGCCCGTGCCCTCCTGGACGACGCCGGCTCCAGCTTCGCCGACCTGTCGTACCTCCGCTGACCCGGGGGTGCGGTTCCGCCCCCCACGGCGCCGCACCCCCGCACCACGTCACAGCCCCGCAGAACGAAACCCGAACCGCGCAGCCCCGAACCTCGCGCAGCCTTCGAATCGGAGACCACCGTGCACCAGAACCTCACGCTCGTCGAAGAGCGCATCCACCGCGTTCTCACCGAGCGCATCGTGCCCGCCGTCTACTCGGCCCGCGTGCCCGTCGCGTTGCAGGCCTGGATGGTCCCCGACGAGCCGGTCCCGGCATCCGAGGCGCTCGCCGCCGACTACTCGCCCTTCGCCGTCGGCGACAGCTGGGGCCGCGCGTGGTCGACCTGGTGGTTCGAGGTCACCGGCGAGATCCCCACCGACTGGGCCGGCCGCACGGTCGAGCTGCTGCTCGACCCGGGCTTCCAGGGCGACTGGCCAGGCAACCAGGCCGAGGCGCTCGTGCACACCCCCGACGGCGTGCAGGTCAAGGGCATCCACCCCCGCAACCACTACGTCCGTTTGGCCGACGAGGCCGCGGGCGGTGAGCCGGTGCACTTCTTCGTCGAGGCCGCGGCCAACCCCGACATCTTGAAGAACGACTTCGTCCCGACGCCGTACGGCTCGAAGAAGACCGCGCCCGAGGCGCCCATCTACACGTTCCGTACCGCCGAGCTGGCCGTGTTCGAGCCCGAGGTGTGGGGGCTGCAGTTCGACGTCGAGGTGCTCTACCAGCTCATGAAGGAGCTGCCCGAGACCGAGCCCCGCCGCCACGAGGTCATGCGCGCGCTCGAGCGGGCGCTGAACGTGCTGCGCCTCGACGACATCGTCGGCACCGCCGCGGCCGCCCGCGCCGAGCTGGTCGACGTGCTCTCGCGCCCGGCATCCGCCTCGGCCCATCGCCTCTCGGGCATCGGTCACGCGCACATCGACACCGCGTGGCTCTGGCCCATCCGCGAGACCAAGCGCAAGACCGCCCGCACGTTCTCGAACGTGCTCGCCCTCGCCGAGCAGTACCCCGACTTCCGTTTCGCCGCGTCGTCGGCACAGCAGTACGCGTGGGTGAAGGAGCGCTACCCGCACGTGTGGGAGGGCATCAAGGCCGCGATCGCCGCGGGCCAGTGGATCGTCGTGGGCTCGCAGTGGGTCGAGCCCGACGGCAACCTGCCGAGCGGCGAGGCGATGGTGCGCCAGATCACGCAGGGCATGCGTTTCTTCCGCGACGAGCTGGGCGTCGAGACGCACGGCATCTGGCTGCCCGACTCGTTCGGCTACACCGCCGCGTTCCCGCAGATCGCGAAGCTCGCGGGCCTCGACTGGTTCCTCACGCAGAAGATCTCGTGGAGCCAGACGAACAAGTTCCCCCACCACACCTTCTGGTGGGAGGGCATCGACGGCTCGCGCATCTTCACGCACTTCCCGCCGATCGACACCTACAACTCCACGCTCGAGGGCGAGGAGCTGCACCACGCCGTGCGCCAGTTCCGCGACAAGGGGAGGGCGACGACCTCGCTCGTGCCGTTCGGCTACGGCGACGGCGGCGGCGGACCCATCCGCGAGATGATGGAGCGCCAGCGCCGCGTCGCCTCGCTCGAGGGCTCGCCCCGCGTCGAGATCGAGCACCCCGACGACTTCTTCGCCGCAGCCCAGGCCGAGTACCCCGACGCCCCCGTGTGGGTGGGCGAGCTGTACCTGGAGCTGCACCGCGGCACCTTCACCTCGCACGCCCGCGAGAAGCGCGGCAACCGCGAGGCCGAGAACCGCCTGCGCGAGGCGGAGCTCTGGTGGACCGCCGCGGCGCTCACGGGCGCCGAGTACCCCTACGAGGCGCTCGACCGCCTGTGGCAGGGCGTGCTGCTGCAGCAGTTCCACGACATCCTGCCCGGCTCGTCGATCCAGTGGGTGCACGAGCAGAACGAAGAGGACTACGCCGCCGCGCTCGCCGAGCTGGAGCGCTCGATCGCCGAGGCGCTCGCGGCCGCGGGCCTGTCGGCCGCGGTCGTCAACTCGGCGGACCACGCGCGTCGGTCTCTGACCCTGGATGCCGAGGGCACCCCGCTCGCACTGGTGGAGGCGCCGGCGCTGGGCGTGGCATCCCTCGTTCCCGTCGTTCCGGCGCACCCGGTGACCGCGCACCGCGACGGCGAGGACATCGTGCTCGACAACGGTCTCGTCCGGGTGACCGTCGACGCCCGCGGCCTCGTCACCTCGATCGTCGACCTCGCCGAGAACCGCGAGCTCGTGCCCGCCGGCCGCGTCGCCAACCTGCTGCAGCTGCACCAGGACCTGCCGAACGCGTGGGACGCGTGGGACATCGACGCGCACTACCGCTACACCTTCGACGACCTGGATGCCGCTGACGCGGTCGAGCTGGTCGTCGACGGCGACCTGCGGGCCCGGGTCGTCGTGACCCGCTCGTTCGGCACGTCGCGACTGACGCAGACGATCGCCGTGCAGGCCGACGACGTGCGCGTGCACTTCGCCGTCGACCTCGACTGGAACGAGCGCGAGAAGCTGCTGAAGGCGTCGTTGCCGTTCGTCGTGCACGCGCATCACCACAGCGCCGAGATCCAGTACGGGCACGTGCGCCGCGCGACGCACACGAACACCTCGTGGGAAGACGCGAAGTTCGAGGTCATGGCGCACCGCTGGGTGCACGTCGAAGAGCCCGGCTACGGCATCGGCGTGACCAACGCCGCCACCTACGGCCACGACATCACCCGCACCGTCGGGGCCTCGGGCGAAGTCGAGACCGAGGTGCGCCTGAGCCTCGTGCGTGCGGCGAATTCGCCCGACCCGATCCAGGATGCCGGCCACCACACGTTCGCCTACGCGGTGCACCCCGGGGCCGACATCGCCGCGGTCGTGGCATCCGGTTACGAGCAGAACCTGCCGCTGCGCCGCCCCGTCGTGGAGGGCACCGTCCAGCCGTGGAGCGTCGTGCGCTCGACCAACGAGGGCATCCGGATCGAAGCCGTCAAGCTCGCCGACGACCGATCGGGCGATGTGATCGTGCGTGCGTACGAGGCGCTGGGTCGTCGCGCGGCCACGACGCTGGTGCCCGGGTTCGCCGTGGCATCCGTCTCCGAGGTCGACCTGCTCGAGCGCCCGCTCGGTGCCGACATGGCGCGTTCGCGTCAGCTCGCGCACGAGGGCGACGAGATCCAGCTCGAGCTGCGGCCGTTCCAGGTCGTGACGCTGCGGCTGACCCGCGGATGACCCGGAGCGCGACCCCGGCGGCCCCCTGGCGACAGCGCATCGGCGTGCTCGCCGTGTGGCTCGTCGGGGTCGTCGCGTACGTGGTCTCCATCGTGAATCGCACCTCCCTGTCGGCCCTCGGGCTCGAGGCGGCGGATCGGTTCGCGATCACCGCGGCGACGCTGTCGCTTCTGGCCGTCGTGCAGCTCGCCATCTACGGCGCGCTGCAGCTGCCGGTCGGGCTGCTCCTCGACCGGTTCGGCGCGCGCACCGTGCTCACGGTCGGCATGTTCGTGATGGCCGCGGCGCAGGTGCTTCTCGCGATCGCCCCGGGCGTGGGCCTGGCGATCGCCGCGCGTCTGCTCATGGGCGCCGGCGAGGCCGCGATCTTCCCCGGCCTGCTGAGGGTCATCGGAATGCGCTTCCCCCGACGCCTCGCGCCGACGGCCGTGCAAGTGACCGGACTTCTGGGGCAGTTCGGTCAGATCATCAGCGTCGTTCCGCTCGCGGCCCTCGTCGGTCTGTCCGGGTGGACGTCGGCCTTCCTCGCGGTGGCCGGGGTCACGGCTCTGGTGGGCGTGCTGGTCGTGGTCGTCGTCCACGAGCGCGGGTCGATCGCCGTCGCACGGGAGCCGGTCGGCCGGTCCGTGCGCGCGGCCTGGCGTGCGGCGGGCACCCGTCTGGCGTTCTGGGTGCACTTCGTCACCTCGTTCTCGGGCAACGCCTTCGCGATCCTCTGGGGCTTCCCCTTCCTCGTGGCCGGTCAGGGCCTGGATGCCGCGACCGCGGGCGGACTGTTCACGGTCTACGTCGTCGGCGGTATCGTCTTCGGGCCGCTCGTGGGTGCCGTCTCCGGGAGGTTCCCCCGTGCTCGGACCGCCCTCGTGATCGCTCTCGTCGCCGCGCAAGCGGCGTCGTGGGCGGCGGTTCTGGTGTTTCCCGACCGGGCGCCGCTGCCCCTTCTCGTCGTGCTCGCTATCGCCATGTGCGTCGGGGGGCCCGCGTCGATGATCGCGTTCGACATCGTGCGCGACCACAACCCGCCCGAGCGGCTGAGCACGGCGACAGGGGTGGTGAACGGCGCGGGTTTCCTCTCGAGCATCCTGGTGGTCCTGGCGATCGGCGCCGTACTCACCCTGCAGGCCGGTGGGGGAGAGTTCTCGCTCGCCGCGTTCCGTCTGGCGGAGCTCGTGCAGGTGCCGTTCTGGGCGATCGGGCTCCTCCTCGTGGTGCGCGCGCATCGCCAGGTGACGAGCCGCGGCATCGATGCGCCCCGCACGGGAGCCCGCGTCGTCGGATAGCGACGGGGCGCTCGGCGCGATCGGATCGCCTGGCACCCGGATGCCACCTTCATCGGCTGTACTCGTGGGACGATCTCCCCACGGCCCGAGGAGGAACCATGACCGAGTCCCGCACGCTGCCCCCCGAAGCGCTGAACGACTGGAGCGCCGCTCTCGCGGAGCGCTTCGGCCTGGCCGAGGGCGACATCCCCATCTCTCTGATCCTCGATCTCGCGCGCGACGTCGCCAACGGTGTCGCCCGGCCGGCGGCGCCGCTCAGCGCATTCGTCGCCGGTCTCGTCGCCGGTCGAGCGGGCGGCTCACCCGCCGACACCGAGGCCGCCGTGGCGGCGGTGGTGCGAATGGCACGCGAGTGGGAGAGCCGCTGAGGTCGGATGCCCAGCCGAGTGACCCCGGCGAGCGTCGCCGGCCGGTGTCACTCGAAGAGGCCCGACAGCACGATCGTGCGCGCGCGAGGATCCAGGGCGACGGTTGCGCTGTGGCCCGAGGCGGAGAACAGCTCGTCGAGCGCGGGGCTGCCCTCGAAGGGGCCGGCCGGCAGTTTCGTGCGCATCCCCGATACGACCTCGTGCGGGTGCACGGACCCGAGGTCTCCCGCCGCCTGCAGAGCGTCGACCTCGGACTGTGGGATGACCGCCACAACGTCGACCCAGTACGTCGTCGGCCCCACGTCGGACGTGCCGGTCGTGCCGCCCATCCACTCGATCGACTCCGCCGACGCGAGCTGCGGGTATCGCGTCGCGATCGGCGCGAGATCGGTGCGCAGGGTGCCGTCCCCCTGCTTCGCCGCCGAGTCGCTCGTCATTTCGTTCCCCCTGGGGTGTTGTGAGGTGGGCGCGCAGCCCGTCATGCTCGCGACCGCGACCGCGAGAAGAGCGATCGCCAGATATCGACGCATCATCTATCGACTTTCGTTCGGTGGGTGAAACGGGCTGAGGCGAGCGATCACGGCCCCACGTACTCCCCGCGGGGACGCAGCCGCATCGCCGGCTCGGCGTACTCCGCGGCGATGTGCGCGATCCACCCTGCAACCCGCCCCAGCACGAAGATCGTGCTCGCCGCGTCCTCGGGGAGCCGGGCTCCGGATGCCAGCGCCGCGAGCGCCAGATCCACGTTGGGCCGCAACCCCGCGCGGTCGGCGACGACGTCGGACAGTCGCCGCACGGCATCCATCGTCCCTTCCCCGTCGGGCAGTGCGGCCAGCAGCGGGAACAGGGCCGTGGCCCGATCGTCGCCCCCGGCGTAGAGCGGATGACCGAAGCCCGGGATGCCGTTGCCCTCTTGCAGTGAGTCGGTCAGCGCCCTCTCGGGTTCCTGGCCACGCCGCACGCGGGTGAGCAAGCGGGCGGTGCGGGTCGCGGCCGAGATGTGCAGCGGAGAATCGGCAGCGCCGAGGGCGGCACTGACAGCGGCGTAGCCGTCGGCACGGGCCGAAGCCGCGACCCGCGCGGCGAAGGTCGACACCGCCAGGTCGTGGTCGATCAGCAGGACGAGTGCGGCGTTGACGGCGGCGATGGTCGCCGCATCGGTCGGCGGGCCCCACGCGCTCACCAGCGAGCGCGCGACATCGGCGTGCGGGCGGCCGCCGAGGGCGACGGGCAGCCCGGTGATGAGCGACCAGCCGATGCGGTGGGCGGTGTCCGCCGAGGCGTCGTAGCGCAGCGGGTCGTCGGCGGCGAAGCCGGTCACCGCGGCGCGCAGGCGGTCCATCGATCCGGCGTGCAGGGGGAGGGCCTCGACCATCGCGCGGGCGCTGCCGATCGCGGGGTCGGGGGCGTCCACGCGCTCCGCGTCCCACAGCCAGGCCACGACCTCGGCGAAGGGCTGGTTCATCAGGTCGCGGGCGCGGCGTCCGCGGTAGAGCAGTTCGTCGTCCTCGATGTCGGCGATGTCGGTCTGCACGATGCCGAGGGGCATGCCGGTCGTGGGGTGCGTCGGCGTCCGCGGCGCCGTGCGTCGGCGGCCCGAGGCGAAGGCCTCCACCTCGAGCGCGTCGAACGTCGAGCCGCGGGCCTCGCGCTCGCGGCGGAGAAGTCCGCGCGAGACATACGCGTACACGGTCTCGGCTTTCACGCCGAGGCGCGCGGCGACCTGGGCCGCGGAAAGACGGGGGAGGGGTGCGGTCATCTTGATCCGATCAACGTTGACGCTGAGACCGTCATGTTCGCACACTGAGCGCATGAGCGACCTGATCGATGTGCCCCGCGGACTGAACGGCGTCGTCGCGGCCGAGACGACCATCAGCGACGTCGACGGCGAAGCCGGCGTCTACCATTACCGCGGCTTCTCGGCGGTGGAGCTGGCCCGCACGCGTTCCTTCGAAGACGTCTGGCAGCTGCTGGTGGCGGGAGAGCTGCCGGATGCCACGACCCGAGCCACCTTCGCCGCGCGCGTCTCGGCCGCGCAGGCCGACCCCGCCCTGCCCGGGCTGATCGCCGCGGTCACGGCCCGCACCGATCAGCCGCTCGCGGCACTTCGCGCGGTGTGGACGCTCGCGGCATCCGCCCGCTCGTCCGCGGCGCTTTACGACCTCGAGTCCGACGCGCGGCTCGACGAGGCGATCGCCTTCGCCGCCATGGCCCCGCTCGCTCTCGCGCCCGGGTCCTCGGGCGGTCGCGGCGTGGTGGCCGACTACCTCGAGCGCGTGACCGGGGCGGCTCCCGACGACGCCCACGTCCGGGCGCTGTCGGCCTACCTGGTCGCGGCGATGGACCACGGCTTCAACGCCTCGACCTTCACGGCCCGGGTCATCGCGTCGACGGGGGCCGACATGGCATCCTGTCTCTCCGGCGCGCTCGGCGCGCTCTCGGGGCCGTTGCACGGGGGAGCTCCGGCCCGCGCCCTCGACAGCCTCGACCGCGCGGTCGACGACCCCACCGCCTGGATCGCGGGGGAGCTCGACGCGGGGCGCCGGCTCATGGGCTTCGGGCACGCGGTGTACCGCACTGCCGATCCGCGCTCGGAGCTGCTGCGCGAGGTCGCACGCGGGCTCGGCGGCGACCGCGTGACCCAGGCGCTGGCGTTCCAAGAAGAGGCCGAGCGGCAGCTCGCGCAGCGCCGGCCCGAGCGACCGCTGCACGCCAACGTCGAGTTCTACGCGGCCGTGGTGATGGAGCAGTGCGGCATCCCGCGGGCGATGTTCACGCCCACCTTCGCTCTCGCCCGCACGATCGGCTGGACCGCGCACGTGCTCGAGCAGGCGCGGGACCCGAAGATCATCCGGCCCACGGCGCGGTACGTGGGGCCGGTGCTCGCGGGCTGAATCCCGGTCCACGGGTCGCACGATCGATGCGCCGCACTCCGCTGCGGGCACCCGGCCTGTCGCGACTCGACTTCGCAGGACCGCCCTCGGCACGAGACGCGACTCCCGGACGAATGGTCGGATGCCGCGGACGATCGGTCGGGCGCAGGCGGCGGCCCCGAACCAGCATCGAAGTATGACCTCGACCGCTCCCGTTCCGACCTCGCTCTCCGCCCCGCCCTCGATGCGGTACGGCGGCCTCATCGTCGTGATGCTGCTGAGCTTCCTGCTCGTCACAGCGGAGTTCCTCCCCAACGGCGTGCTCACCGAGATGGCCGCCTCGCTCGGCATCACCCCGGGCCAAGCCGGCCAGACCGTCACGGTCACCGCCCTGGCGGGGCTTCTCGTCGCCCCGACCGTCGGGCTGCTGCTTCCCCGGCTCGACCGCCGCACGCTGCTCGTGCTGGC
Encoded here:
- a CDS encoding alpha-mannosidase, giving the protein MHQNLTLVEERIHRVLTERIVPAVYSARVPVALQAWMVPDEPVPASEALAADYSPFAVGDSWGRAWSTWWFEVTGEIPTDWAGRTVELLLDPGFQGDWPGNQAEALVHTPDGVQVKGIHPRNHYVRLADEAAGGEPVHFFVEAAANPDILKNDFVPTPYGSKKTAPEAPIYTFRTAELAVFEPEVWGLQFDVEVLYQLMKELPETEPRRHEVMRALERALNVLRLDDIVGTAAAARAELVDVLSRPASASAHRLSGIGHAHIDTAWLWPIRETKRKTARTFSNVLALAEQYPDFRFAASSAQQYAWVKERYPHVWEGIKAAIAAGQWIVVGSQWVEPDGNLPSGEAMVRQITQGMRFFRDELGVETHGIWLPDSFGYTAAFPQIAKLAGLDWFLTQKISWSQTNKFPHHTFWWEGIDGSRIFTHFPPIDTYNSTLEGEELHHAVRQFRDKGRATTSLVPFGYGDGGGGPIREMMERQRRVASLEGSPRVEIEHPDDFFAAAQAEYPDAPVWVGELYLELHRGTFTSHAREKRGNREAENRLREAELWWTAAALTGAEYPYEALDRLWQGVLLQQFHDILPGSSIQWVHEQNEEDYAAALAELERSIAEALAAAGLSAAVVNSADHARRSLTLDAEGTPLALVEAPALGVASLVPVVPAHPVTAHRDGEDIVLDNGLVRVTVDARGLVTSIVDLAENRELVPAGRVANLLQLHQDLPNAWDAWDIDAHYRYTFDDLDAADAVELVVDGDLRARVVVTRSFGTSRLTQTIAVQADDVRVHFAVDLDWNEREKLLKASLPFVVHAHHHSAEIQYGHVRRATHTNTSWEDAKFEVMAHRWVHVEEPGYGIGVTNAATYGHDITRTVGASGEVETEVRLSLVRAANSPDPIQDAGHHTFAYAVHPGADIAAVVASGYEQNLPLRRPVVEGTVQPWSVVRSTNEGIRIEAVKLADDRSGDVIVRAYEALGRRAATTLVPGFAVASVSEVDLLERPLGADMARSRQLAHEGDEIQLELRPFQVVTLRLTRG
- a CDS encoding citrate synthase; protein product: MTAPLPRLSAAQVAARLGVKAETVYAYVSRGLLRREREARGSTFDALEVEAFASGRRRTAPRTPTHPTTGMPLGIVQTDIADIEDDELLYRGRRARDLMNQPFAEVVAWLWDAERVDAPDPAIGSARAMVEALPLHAGSMDRLRAAVTGFAADDPLRYDASADTAHRIGWSLITGLPVALGGRPHADVARSLVSAWGPPTDAATIAAVNAALVLLIDHDLAVSTFAARVAASARADGYAAVSAALGAADSPLHISAATRTARLLTRVRRGQEPERALTDSLQEGNGIPGFGHPLYAGGDDRATALFPLLAALPDGEGTMDAVRRLSDVVADRAGLRPNVDLALAALASGARLPEDAASTIFVLGRVAGWIAHIAAEYAEPAMRLRPRGEYVGP
- a CDS encoding DUF6457 domain-containing protein, yielding MTESRTLPPEALNDWSAALAERFGLAEGDIPISLILDLARDVANGVARPAAPLSAFVAGLVAGRAGGSPADTEAAVAAVVRMAREWESR
- a CDS encoding MFS transporter → MTRSATPAAPWRQRIGVLAVWLVGVVAYVVSIVNRTSLSALGLEAADRFAITAATLSLLAVVQLAIYGALQLPVGLLLDRFGARTVLTVGMFVMAAAQVLLAIAPGVGLAIAARLLMGAGEAAIFPGLLRVIGMRFPRRLAPTAVQVTGLLGQFGQIISVVPLAALVGLSGWTSAFLAVAGVTALVGVLVVVVVHERGSIAVAREPVGRSVRAAWRAAGTRLAFWVHFVTSFSGNAFAILWGFPFLVAGQGLDAATAGGLFTVYVVGGIVFGPLVGAVSGRFPRARTALVIALVAAQAASWAAVLVFPDRAPLPLLVVLAIAMCVGGPASMIAFDIVRDHNPPERLSTATGVVNGAGFLSSILVVLAIGAVLTLQAGGGEFSLAAFRLAELVQVPFWAIGLLLVVRAHRQVTSRGIDAPRTGARVVG
- a CDS encoding citrate synthase translates to MSDLIDVPRGLNGVVAAETTISDVDGEAGVYHYRGFSAVELARTRSFEDVWQLLVAGELPDATTRATFAARVSAAQADPALPGLIAAVTARTDQPLAALRAVWTLAASARSSAALYDLESDARLDEAIAFAAMAPLALAPGSSGGRGVVADYLERVTGAAPDDAHVRALSAYLVAAMDHGFNASTFTARVIASTGADMASCLSGALGALSGPLHGGAPARALDSLDRAVDDPTAWIAGELDAGRRLMGFGHAVYRTADPRSELLREVARGLGGDRVTQALAFQEEAERQLAQRRPERPLHANVEFYAAVVMEQCGIPRAMFTPTFALARTIGWTAHVLEQARDPKIIRPTARYVGPVLAG